The window CGTCTACATCAAGGTGATGGACGCCAAGAAGGCGTTCCTGCAGGTCGACGACTACAAGCGGGCCGTCTCGAACCTCGCTCAAACCACCCTCCGCGCGGTGCTTGGCGACATGGGACTGGACGACACGCTCAACAAGCGACAGGAGATCAACGCGCGCATCCGCCAGGAACTCGACGAACCCACCGACGAGTGGGGGATCCGCGTCGAGTCCGTCGAGGTCCGCGAGGTCAACCCCTCGAAGGACGTCCAGCGCGCGATGGAGCAACAGACCTCCGCGGAGCGCAAGCGCCGCGCCATGATCCTCGAGGCGCAGGGTGAACGCCGCAGCGCCGTCGAGAAGGCCGAGGGTGAGAAGCAGTCCGAGATCATCCGCGCCCAGGGTGAGAAGCAGAGCCAGATCCTCGAGGCGCAGGGTGACGCGATCTCGACCGTCCTGCGCGCTCGGTCCGCCGAATCGATGGGCGAACGCGCGATCATCGACAAGGGCATGGAAACCCTCGAGGGGATCGGCCAGAGCGAGTCGACGACGTTCGTCATGCCCCAGGAGCTCACCTCGCTGGTCGGCCGCTACGGCAAGCACCTCTCCGGCAGCGACGTGAAAGAAGACGGCACCGAGCTTCAGGCCCTCGAGTTCGACGAGGAGACCCGCGAACTGATTGGCCTGGACGACATCTCCGAGATCATCGGCGAAATCGATCAGGAGGCCTCGATGGACGTCGAAGCGATGGAGCAGGAGGCTCAGGCGATCAAGGAAGGCGAGGATCCCTCCGAGATCACCGACCCCGACGAGGTCATCGAGGAGATGGACCAGAACTTCCAGGGCCAGACCGACGGCGGCACCGACATCGACATCGACGCGCCCGACGATGGAGACGACGCCGGCACTGACGCGGAGACGGACGCGGACAACTGACGATTGCTGACGACCGCCGCCGACCCTGTCGATCGCTGCGCCGCCCGCCCCTGATCGACGCAGCGACACTGAACGCGGGTTTCGGCCCGTAATCCGATTTTACCGACGGAAACCGATCGCTCGAGTCGAGCGTCCCGACCGAGTCGTCGAGGCGAATTCGGTCGCGAATTCGGTCACGAATTCGGGACGTTCACGGTTCAGTGAACGAAGCGGAGCGAAACCTGTTTTACGTGTCGGGCCCTTTCGAACGGTAGAGAGACATGACATCGTCCGATGGGGTCGACGACAACAAACGAGCGACCCTCCGCCGGTTTGCCGCCCTCGGTGCCGCGACACCGATCGCCGGAGCCGGCTTCTCCGAATCCGCGGCCGCCGACGCGGGCGAGAGCGACGCCCGCGATGCGATCACCGGCTACCTCTCCACGACGCCCGGTGCGCACTTCTCGAAGATCCGGGACGACCTCCAACTCGGCACCGGCGAGACCCAACACCACCTGCGCCGCCTCGAGGAGATCGACGCGATCGAACGGTACCGCGACGGCGACTACAAGCGGTTCGTGACCGCCGGCCGGTTCGACGAGTTCGAGAAGCAGACGCTCGGCTACCTCCGGCGGGACACCCCGCGGGGCATGCTGATCGAACTCCTGTTGAACCCGGACGCGACCGCGGGCGACCTGGCCGACGCGCTCGAGGTCTCGGCGCCGACGGTCAGCAAGTACGCCGGGAAACTCGAGGAGGCGGGCCTGCTCTCCCGAGACGACGGCTACGCGGTCGAACGGCCGGAAACCGTCATGATGCTCGTCGTGCGCCACGCCGACTCCTTCGGCGATCGCGCGCGGAAACTGGCGCGGAACGCGGATCAGCTACTCGAGTACGAGGGCTGAATCGGACGGGATCCCATCGGGCTGCAGTGAATCGCTTCTCGTTCGGTTTTTAGGAGCCGTTGCCGAGCCCAGGCACCTCACGGCCGTTCCGCAACGATCTCGAGATCGAGAAGAGCGGTCAGCGACTCGAGGTCGTAGGTCGCGTCCGCCGGACGCTCGCGGTCGCGGTTGTGCGGACGGCGGATGAAGGCCGTCTCGAGGCCGAGTTTCGTCCCGGCGACGACGTCCTTCGGCGAGTCGCCGACGTAGAGTCCTCGCGGCGCTCCCGTTCCGTCGCCGGTGCCGTCCGCCGGAACGCTATCGGTCTCCGCGGCGTCGAGTCGCGCGAGCGCGTCCTCGAGATAGTACGGGCCCGGCTTCCGTCGCCGGAATCCGTCGATGGTGGGATCGCGGCCGCGAACGACGTCGAACGGAATATCGACGAAGTCGGCGACGAACTCGGCGGTCTCGTGGCGGTTGTTGGTGACGAGTCCGACCGTCGTCCCCGCCCGATCGGCGAGCGTCCGGATGGCGTCGATATCGTCGTACAGGCCGCGTGCGCCCGAACGGAGCCGCTCGTGGGTCCCTTCGGAGGCGTACCGTTCCTTTAGCGTCCAAAACTGATCCGGCTCGAGACCGAGTTCGGCGCAGTGTTCGCGGATCGCCGCGATGTCCTGACTCCTGAGTGCGCGGCGCTGGTTGGGTGTCGGCTCGGCGCCCAGTTCCTCGAGCGCGGCGTCGGCTGCGTCGTCGTACACCTGCGGAGCGGTCCGGGGCCCCTCGAGGATGATTCCGTCCATGTCGAAGCAAATCGGCACCGTCATTCGTGGTGGCTCGTGCATCGCCGGCGCAGCTGAAATAGACGGTGGTCGCGGCTAGGTGACGTGCGCTGAAAGAAAACGAGAAAATCGATCGCCGAGCGGGGACTGCCGGCGACGCGGGGAGGATCGATTCAGGGGAACTCGCAGCGAGCCTGCAGTTAGACGCTGACCTTCCAGGTCGTACTCGAGGAGTAACCCCACTTTTCGATCTCGACGTCGTAGTCGCCGTCCTGAATGGCGGTGATGTTCGACCCCACCTCCTTCGCGGTCATCCCGAGCTCCTTCCCGATGATACGGGATTTGAAGTAGGTCTTGGTAGCCGCGTTCTCCCGGAGGTAGCGGAGAATTCGTTGTTGTTTGCTCGTGAGGTCGGATGCCATTGCGCTGCTCATACCGATTTCGATGCGAGGAACGCCCTTAGGGGGTTTGGTACGCGCGGTTAACCCGCCGCCGTCGTGCGGTTTTCCCGGAGAGTAATAGCTCGATACTCGACCGGAAAGACTGGCTTGGTACGAGCGGTTAATTCATTCGATTTGACGACTATCCGGGCCCGTGATCGGTTTCGATCGGA is drawn from Halopiger aswanensis and contains these coding sequences:
- a CDS encoding SPFH domain-containing protein; amino-acid sequence: MVVDLIPLQAAAGGAILFIGALVLVVVVAALLSAIEIVDAYEKRALTVFGEYRKLLEPGINFVPPFVSNTYRFDMRTQTLDVPRQEAITRDNSPVTADAVVYIKVMDAKKAFLQVDDYKRAVSNLAQTTLRAVLGDMGLDDTLNKRQEINARIRQELDEPTDEWGIRVESVEVREVNPSKDVQRAMEQQTSAERKRRAMILEAQGERRSAVEKAEGEKQSEIIRAQGEKQSQILEAQGDAISTVLRARSAESMGERAIIDKGMETLEGIGQSESTTFVMPQELTSLVGRYGKHLSGSDVKEDGTELQALEFDEETRELIGLDDISEIIGEIDQEASMDVEAMEQEAQAIKEGEDPSEITDPDEVIEEMDQNFQGQTDGGTDIDIDAPDDGDDAGTDAETDADN
- a CDS encoding winged helix-turn-helix transcriptional regulator, which gives rise to MTSSDGVDDNKRATLRRFAALGAATPIAGAGFSESAAADAGESDARDAITGYLSTTPGAHFSKIRDDLQLGTGETQHHLRRLEEIDAIERYRDGDYKRFVTAGRFDEFEKQTLGYLRRDTPRGMLIELLLNPDATAGDLADALEVSAPTVSKYAGKLEEAGLLSRDDGYAVERPETVMMLVVRHADSFGDRARKLARNADQLLEYEG
- a CDS encoding HAD family hydrolase produces the protein MTVPICFDMDGIILEGPRTAPQVYDDAADAALEELGAEPTPNQRRALRSQDIAAIREHCAELGLEPDQFWTLKERYASEGTHERLRSGARGLYDDIDAIRTLADRAGTTVGLVTNNRHETAEFVADFVDIPFDVVRGRDPTIDGFRRRKPGPYYLEDALARLDAAETDSVPADGTGDGTGAPRGLYVGDSPKDVVAGTKLGLETAFIRRPHNRDRERPADATYDLESLTALLDLEIVAERP
- a CDS encoding DUF7123 family protein; translation: MSSAMASDLTSKQQRILRYLRENAATKTYFKSRIIGKELGMTAKEVGSNITAIQDGDYDVEIEKWGYSSSTTWKVSV